In Zingiber officinale cultivar Zhangliang chromosome 8B, Zo_v1.1, whole genome shotgun sequence, a single genomic region encodes these proteins:
- the LOC122014761 gene encoding uncharacterized protein LOC122014761 isoform X3, translating to MSEDGERTCPLCAEEMDLTDQQLKPCKCGYEICVWCWHHIIEMAEKDDIEARCPACRTAYDKDRVIKMASTSSERIMAEVSSEKKQRSQRAKPKISPYAMKHLSGVRVMQKNLVYITGLPANLCNESILERKEYFGQHGKVIKISISHPAGTSSQKISSNNTFGVYITYTKEEEAVRCIQATHNYVLEGKSLRACFGTTKYCRAWLRNMICSNPDCLYLHDIGSQEDSFTKDEIISAYTRSTIQQTSVNNSQRRSGNLLPSMVDDFGCSGIGSNKHPVKNSCNNASSQVRGSLPNSSLGKSNALPVATSWGLRGLASSVQCTQTLSKHKVLEISKSSSLPALPIACQKKPSAKPDEAVIIPKVSESNVGGAISGSSELLQLGYCVDSQLSLPLEIAHYSDCSLMSSWDDDINVTSKPEEEVEDLDDSSSGSDSLRPSTGSQLHTLAHSPTQVVPNTTEIPQVSSTGLSVPLDKTLEDKGMDFSDDTMSRNNTMPSHVRHHSNFDPVAIKHDSAIINGGIQRLALRFSSVNVDSSKLKHLKDFGKHQTLLSNISSVVLPSSQDFDSAPVSLSMDEPTDSEPQKKQLVSLMNDMEDLLKVHNIQPFSYLNHQDNIEDSSISTSSCNGLGNKQPIVADRSLDLDRRLEMANGSFGGKDFVVHNGHRGDDVNINTSKRNTSGSPGYNFREENMKLGQIDLTSANSDVYVDETRESIIISDILSLDFDPWDNSISSSNILAKLLGETQKQDAFNISSSLKSSSNNQSRFSFARKENQSSLLESPVRETTGTQRLCSSLNSYKDSFPIGFQFNGSQGPCISKNGENSSDRCNSSGVVRANMAVPPGFVVTTRAPPPGFSSQNRFNQAYEMASSGENHYQSHSVGHSGDLEFLDPAILAIGKSQISVISSHQNMSMPNHLGETYSLNDAFNASQLLVQRHTALSPLPQLPFGQPRNTVYSNNHWDAWNSMLIGTNLNMGEVVRNDRIGLSAHYRSTDENKIHIPSAGDLYNRAFGL from the exons ATGAGTGAAGACGGAGAAAGGACTTGCCCTTTGTGTGCGGAGGAAATGGATTTGACTGACCAGCAGCTGAAGCCTTGCAAATGTGGATATGAG ATATGCGTGTGGTGTTGGCACCATATAATTGAAATGGCTGAAAAGGATGACATTGAAGCTCGATGTCCCGCTTGTCGTACAGCTTATGATAAGGACAGAGTCATCAAAATGGCTTCCACTAGTTCTGAGAG GATAATGGCTGAAGTGTCCTCTGAGAAAAAGCAAAGGTCTCAAAGAGCAAAGCCCAAGATTTCTCCATATGCCATGAAACACCTTAGCGGTGTTAGAGTGATGCAAAAAAACCTTGTATATATAACTGGATTACCTGCCAATTTATGCAACGAAAGT ATTCTTGAGCGTAAGGAATATTTTGGTCAGCATGGTAAAGTTATaaagatttcaatttctcatCCAGCTGGCACCTCTTCTCAGAAAATATCAAGTAACAACACATTTGGCGT GTACATTACATATACCAAAGAGGAGGAGGCTGTTCGATGCATACAAGCCACACACAATTATGTTCTTGAAGGTAAATCCTTGAG AGCATGCTTTGGCACCACAAAATATTGTCGTGCATGGTTAAGGAACATG ATCTGCAGCAATCCTGATTGTCTGTATTTGCATGATATTGGTAGCCAGGAGGATAGCTTTACAAAAGATGAGATAATTTCAGCATATACTAG GAGTACCATTCAGCAGACTTCTGTGAACAATTCACAACGACGATCAGGAAATCTGTTGCCTTCTATGGTAGATGACTTTGGTTGTTCTGGAATAGGCTCAAACAAGCATCCTGTCAAGAATTCCTGTAAT AATGCCTCAAGCCAAGTCAGGGGTTCTCTTCCCAATAGTAGTCTTGGGAAATCCAATGCTTTACCAGTAGCTACTTCATG GGGGCTTCGTGGTTTGGCTTCCAGTGTGCAATGCACTCAAACTCTTTCCAAACATAAGGTATTAGAGATTAGCAAAAGTTCTTCTTTGCCTGCTCTACCAATAGCATGTCAAAAGAAACCTTCTGCAAAACCTGATGAAGCGGTTATAATTCCAAAGGTGTCTGAAAGTAATGTAGGTGGTGCCATATCAGGATCATCAGAATTGTTGCAACTTGGTTATTGTGTAGATTCACAGTTGTCTCTACCTTTGGAGATAGCTCATTATAGCGATTGTTCTTTAATGTCTTCATGGGATGATGATATTAATGTCACATCGAAGCCTGAGGAAGAAGTGGAAGATTTGGATGACAGTTCTAGTGGGTCTGATTCTCTAAGACCGAGCACTGGGAGCCAACTGCATACTTTAGCACATTCACCTACTCAGGTTGTCCCAAATACAACTGAAATTCCCCAGGTTTCTTCAACTGGCCTATCTGTGCCTCTTGATAAAACACTTGAAGACAAGGGTATGGATTTTAGTGATGACACAATGTCAAGAAATAATACTATGCCTAGTCATGTTAGACACCACAGCAACTTTGATCCTGTTGCTATTAAGCATGATTCAGCTATTATCAATGGTGGCATACAGAGGTTGGCCTTAAGGTTTTCCTCAGTTAATGTGGACAGCTCAAAATTGAAACATTTAAAAGATTTTGGTAAACATCAGACTTTGCTCTCTAATATCTCTTCAGTTGTGTTGCCATCAAGTCAAGATTTTGATTCAGCCCCTGTGTCATTGAGCATGGATGAACCAACTGATTCTGAACCACAAAAGAAACAGTTGGTATCTCTAATGAATGATATGGAAGATCTGTTAAAAGTGCATAACATTCAGCCTTTCTCTTATCTAAATCACCAGGATAATATTGAAGATTCTTCTATTTCTACTTCCTCGTGTAATGGGCTTGGTAATAAACAACCAATAGTTGCCGACAGATCTCTGGACTTGGATAGGAGGCTGGAGATGGCCAATGGCTCCTTTGGTGGCAAAGATTTTGTTGTACACAATGGGCACAGAGGGGATGATGTAAACATAAATACTTCAAAGAGGAATACCTCAGGGAGTCCTGGGTACAACTTCAGGGAAGAAAATATGAAATTAGGACAGATTGATCTAACTAGCGCTAACAGTGATGTCTATGTAGATGAAACCAGAGAGAGTATTATTATTTCAGACATTTTGTCACTGGACTTTGATCCATGGGATAATTCAATATCATCAAGTAACATTTTGGCTAAGCTGCTGGGTGAAACACAAAAGCAAGATGCATTTAACATATCCAGTTCATTGAAAAGTTCAAGCAATAACCAGTCAAGATTTTCCTTTGCCAGGAAAGAAAATCAATCAAGTCTTCTTGAATCTCCTGTTAGAGAAACTACTGGCACTCAAAGGCTTTGCTCCTCATTAAACTCATACAAAGATAGTTTCCCCATTGGATTTCAGTTCAATGGTTCTCAGGGTCCTTGTATTAGCAAAAATGGTGAAAATTCATCTGATAGGTGTAACAGTTCTG GTGTTGTGAGGGCCAACATGGCAGTTCCGCCTGGATTCGTAGTCACAACCAGAGCACCTCCTCCGGGGTTTTCTTCTCAAAATAGATTTAACCAGGCATACGAGATGGCCAGCTCAG GTGAAAATCATTACCAATCACATTCAGTTGGTCATTCCGGTGATCTGGAGTTCCTTGATCCTGCAATATTGGCTATCGGGAAGAGTCAGATATCT GTCATTTCTTCTCATCAGAACATGAGCATGCCCAATCATCTGGGGGAAACATACTCGTTAAATGATGCTTTTAATGCATCACAACTTTTAGTGCAAAGGCATACAGCGCTTTCTCCATTACCACAGTTGCCCTTTGGGCAACCAAGAAACACAGTCTACTCAAATAACCATTGGGATGCCTGGAACAGCATGCTTATTGGCACTAATCTCAACATGGGCGAGGTTGTCAGGAATGATAGAATTGGCCTCAGTGCCCATTATAGAAGCACTGATGAAAACAAGATCCACATTCCAAGTGCTGGTGATCTGTACAACCGAGCATTTGGATTGTGA
- the LOC122014761 gene encoding uncharacterized protein LOC122014761 isoform X1 — protein MSEDGERTCPLCAEEMDLTDQQLKPCKCGYEICVWCWHHIIEMAEKDDIEARCPACRTAYDKDRVIKMASTSSERIMAEVSSEKKQRSQRAKPKISPYAMKHLSGVRVMQKNLVYITGLPANLCNESILERKEYFGQHGKVIKISISHPAGTSSQKISSNNTFGVYITYTKEEEAVRCIQATHNYVLEGKSLRACFGTTKYCRAWLRNMICSNPDCLYLHDIGSQEDSFTKDEIISAYTRSTIQQTSVNNSQRRSGNLLPSMVDDFGCSGIGSNKHPVKNSCNNASSQVRGSLPNSSLGKSNALPVATSWGLRGLASSVQCTQTLSKHKVLEISKSSSLPALPIACQKKPSAKPDEAVIIPKVSESNVGGAISGSSELLQLGYCVDSQLSLPLEIAHYSDCSLMSSWDDDINVTSKPEEEVEDLDDSSSGSDSLRPSTGSQLHTLAHSPTQVVPNTTEIPQVSSTGLSVPLDKTLEDKGMDFSDDTMSRNNTMPSHVRHHSNFDPVAIKHDSAIINGGIQRLALRFSSVNVDSSKLKHLKDFGKHQTLLSNISSVVLPSSQDFDSAPVSLSMDEPTDSEPQKKQLVSLMNDMEDLLKVHNIQPFSYLNHQDNIEDSSISTSSCNGLGNKQPIVADRSLDLDRRLEMANGSFGGKDFVVHNGHRGDDVNINTSKRNTSGSPGYNFREENMKLGQIDLTSANSDVYVDETRESIIISDILSLDFDPWDNSISSSNILAKLLGETQKQDAFNISSSLKSSSNNQSRFSFARKENQSSLLESPVRETTGTQRLCSSLNSYKDSFPIGFQFNGSQGPCISKNGENSSDRCNSSGVVRANMAVPPGFVVTTRAPPPGFSSQNRFNQAYEMASSGENHYQSHSVGHSGDLEFLDPAILAIGKSQISVESNNSILRSNSSFPSQFINSVGDQRLHLMSQQVISSHQNMSMPNHLGETYSLNDAFNASQLLVQRHTALSPLPQLPFGQPRNTVYSNNHWDAWNSMLIGTNLNMGEVVRNDRIGLSAHYRSTDENKIHIPSAGDLYNRAFGL, from the exons ATGAGTGAAGACGGAGAAAGGACTTGCCCTTTGTGTGCGGAGGAAATGGATTTGACTGACCAGCAGCTGAAGCCTTGCAAATGTGGATATGAG ATATGCGTGTGGTGTTGGCACCATATAATTGAAATGGCTGAAAAGGATGACATTGAAGCTCGATGTCCCGCTTGTCGTACAGCTTATGATAAGGACAGAGTCATCAAAATGGCTTCCACTAGTTCTGAGAG GATAATGGCTGAAGTGTCCTCTGAGAAAAAGCAAAGGTCTCAAAGAGCAAAGCCCAAGATTTCTCCATATGCCATGAAACACCTTAGCGGTGTTAGAGTGATGCAAAAAAACCTTGTATATATAACTGGATTACCTGCCAATTTATGCAACGAAAGT ATTCTTGAGCGTAAGGAATATTTTGGTCAGCATGGTAAAGTTATaaagatttcaatttctcatCCAGCTGGCACCTCTTCTCAGAAAATATCAAGTAACAACACATTTGGCGT GTACATTACATATACCAAAGAGGAGGAGGCTGTTCGATGCATACAAGCCACACACAATTATGTTCTTGAAGGTAAATCCTTGAG AGCATGCTTTGGCACCACAAAATATTGTCGTGCATGGTTAAGGAACATG ATCTGCAGCAATCCTGATTGTCTGTATTTGCATGATATTGGTAGCCAGGAGGATAGCTTTACAAAAGATGAGATAATTTCAGCATATACTAG GAGTACCATTCAGCAGACTTCTGTGAACAATTCACAACGACGATCAGGAAATCTGTTGCCTTCTATGGTAGATGACTTTGGTTGTTCTGGAATAGGCTCAAACAAGCATCCTGTCAAGAATTCCTGTAAT AATGCCTCAAGCCAAGTCAGGGGTTCTCTTCCCAATAGTAGTCTTGGGAAATCCAATGCTTTACCAGTAGCTACTTCATG GGGGCTTCGTGGTTTGGCTTCCAGTGTGCAATGCACTCAAACTCTTTCCAAACATAAGGTATTAGAGATTAGCAAAAGTTCTTCTTTGCCTGCTCTACCAATAGCATGTCAAAAGAAACCTTCTGCAAAACCTGATGAAGCGGTTATAATTCCAAAGGTGTCTGAAAGTAATGTAGGTGGTGCCATATCAGGATCATCAGAATTGTTGCAACTTGGTTATTGTGTAGATTCACAGTTGTCTCTACCTTTGGAGATAGCTCATTATAGCGATTGTTCTTTAATGTCTTCATGGGATGATGATATTAATGTCACATCGAAGCCTGAGGAAGAAGTGGAAGATTTGGATGACAGTTCTAGTGGGTCTGATTCTCTAAGACCGAGCACTGGGAGCCAACTGCATACTTTAGCACATTCACCTACTCAGGTTGTCCCAAATACAACTGAAATTCCCCAGGTTTCTTCAACTGGCCTATCTGTGCCTCTTGATAAAACACTTGAAGACAAGGGTATGGATTTTAGTGATGACACAATGTCAAGAAATAATACTATGCCTAGTCATGTTAGACACCACAGCAACTTTGATCCTGTTGCTATTAAGCATGATTCAGCTATTATCAATGGTGGCATACAGAGGTTGGCCTTAAGGTTTTCCTCAGTTAATGTGGACAGCTCAAAATTGAAACATTTAAAAGATTTTGGTAAACATCAGACTTTGCTCTCTAATATCTCTTCAGTTGTGTTGCCATCAAGTCAAGATTTTGATTCAGCCCCTGTGTCATTGAGCATGGATGAACCAACTGATTCTGAACCACAAAAGAAACAGTTGGTATCTCTAATGAATGATATGGAAGATCTGTTAAAAGTGCATAACATTCAGCCTTTCTCTTATCTAAATCACCAGGATAATATTGAAGATTCTTCTATTTCTACTTCCTCGTGTAATGGGCTTGGTAATAAACAACCAATAGTTGCCGACAGATCTCTGGACTTGGATAGGAGGCTGGAGATGGCCAATGGCTCCTTTGGTGGCAAAGATTTTGTTGTACACAATGGGCACAGAGGGGATGATGTAAACATAAATACTTCAAAGAGGAATACCTCAGGGAGTCCTGGGTACAACTTCAGGGAAGAAAATATGAAATTAGGACAGATTGATCTAACTAGCGCTAACAGTGATGTCTATGTAGATGAAACCAGAGAGAGTATTATTATTTCAGACATTTTGTCACTGGACTTTGATCCATGGGATAATTCAATATCATCAAGTAACATTTTGGCTAAGCTGCTGGGTGAAACACAAAAGCAAGATGCATTTAACATATCCAGTTCATTGAAAAGTTCAAGCAATAACCAGTCAAGATTTTCCTTTGCCAGGAAAGAAAATCAATCAAGTCTTCTTGAATCTCCTGTTAGAGAAACTACTGGCACTCAAAGGCTTTGCTCCTCATTAAACTCATACAAAGATAGTTTCCCCATTGGATTTCAGTTCAATGGTTCTCAGGGTCCTTGTATTAGCAAAAATGGTGAAAATTCATCTGATAGGTGTAACAGTTCTG GTGTTGTGAGGGCCAACATGGCAGTTCCGCCTGGATTCGTAGTCACAACCAGAGCACCTCCTCCGGGGTTTTCTTCTCAAAATAGATTTAACCAGGCATACGAGATGGCCAGCTCAG GTGAAAATCATTACCAATCACATTCAGTTGGTCATTCCGGTGATCTGGAGTTCCTTGATCCTGCAATATTGGCTATCGGGAAGAGTCAGATATCTGTTGAGTCAAATAACTCTATATTGAGATCGAATTCATCATTTCCTTCCCAATTTATCAATTCTGTTGGTGATCAGAGACTTCACCTAATGTCTCAGCAGGTCATTTCTTCTCATCAGAACATGAGCATGCCCAATCATCTGGGGGAAACATACTCGTTAAATGATGCTTTTAATGCATCACAACTTTTAGTGCAAAGGCATACAGCGCTTTCTCCATTACCACAGTTGCCCTTTGGGCAACCAAGAAACACAGTCTACTCAAATAACCATTGGGATGCCTGGAACAGCATGCTTATTGGCACTAATCTCAACATGGGCGAGGTTGTCAGGAATGATAGAATTGGCCTCAGTGCCCATTATAGAAGCACTGATGAAAACAAGATCCACATTCCAAGTGCTGGTGATCTGTACAACCGAGCATTTGGATTGTGA
- the LOC122014761 gene encoding uncharacterized protein LOC122014761 isoform X2 produces the protein MSEDGERTCPLCAEEMDLTDQQLKPCKCGYEICVWCWHHIIEMAEKDDIEARCPACRTAYDKDRVIKMASTSSERIMAEVSSEKKQRSQRAKPKISPYAMKHLSGVRVMQKNLVYITGLPANLCNESILERKEYFGQHGKVIKISISHPAGTSSQKISSNNTFGVYITYTKEEEAVRCIQATHNYVLEGKSLRACFGTTKYCRAWLRNMICSNPDCLYLHDIGSQEDSFTKDEIISAYTRSTIQQTSVNNSQRRSGNLLPSMVDDFGCSGIGSNKHPVKNSCNNASSQVRGSLPNSSLGKSNALPVATSCVQCTQTLSKHKVLEISKSSSLPALPIACQKKPSAKPDEAVIIPKVSESNVGGAISGSSELLQLGYCVDSQLSLPLEIAHYSDCSLMSSWDDDINVTSKPEEEVEDLDDSSSGSDSLRPSTGSQLHTLAHSPTQVVPNTTEIPQVSSTGLSVPLDKTLEDKGMDFSDDTMSRNNTMPSHVRHHSNFDPVAIKHDSAIINGGIQRLALRFSSVNVDSSKLKHLKDFGKHQTLLSNISSVVLPSSQDFDSAPVSLSMDEPTDSEPQKKQLVSLMNDMEDLLKVHNIQPFSYLNHQDNIEDSSISTSSCNGLGNKQPIVADRSLDLDRRLEMANGSFGGKDFVVHNGHRGDDVNINTSKRNTSGSPGYNFREENMKLGQIDLTSANSDVYVDETRESIIISDILSLDFDPWDNSISSSNILAKLLGETQKQDAFNISSSLKSSSNNQSRFSFARKENQSSLLESPVRETTGTQRLCSSLNSYKDSFPIGFQFNGSQGPCISKNGENSSDRCNSSGVVRANMAVPPGFVVTTRAPPPGFSSQNRFNQAYEMASSGENHYQSHSVGHSGDLEFLDPAILAIGKSQISVESNNSILRSNSSFPSQFINSVGDQRLHLMSQQVISSHQNMSMPNHLGETYSLNDAFNASQLLVQRHTALSPLPQLPFGQPRNTVYSNNHWDAWNSMLIGTNLNMGEVVRNDRIGLSAHYRSTDENKIHIPSAGDLYNRAFGL, from the exons ATGAGTGAAGACGGAGAAAGGACTTGCCCTTTGTGTGCGGAGGAAATGGATTTGACTGACCAGCAGCTGAAGCCTTGCAAATGTGGATATGAG ATATGCGTGTGGTGTTGGCACCATATAATTGAAATGGCTGAAAAGGATGACATTGAAGCTCGATGTCCCGCTTGTCGTACAGCTTATGATAAGGACAGAGTCATCAAAATGGCTTCCACTAGTTCTGAGAG GATAATGGCTGAAGTGTCCTCTGAGAAAAAGCAAAGGTCTCAAAGAGCAAAGCCCAAGATTTCTCCATATGCCATGAAACACCTTAGCGGTGTTAGAGTGATGCAAAAAAACCTTGTATATATAACTGGATTACCTGCCAATTTATGCAACGAAAGT ATTCTTGAGCGTAAGGAATATTTTGGTCAGCATGGTAAAGTTATaaagatttcaatttctcatCCAGCTGGCACCTCTTCTCAGAAAATATCAAGTAACAACACATTTGGCGT GTACATTACATATACCAAAGAGGAGGAGGCTGTTCGATGCATACAAGCCACACACAATTATGTTCTTGAAGGTAAATCCTTGAG AGCATGCTTTGGCACCACAAAATATTGTCGTGCATGGTTAAGGAACATG ATCTGCAGCAATCCTGATTGTCTGTATTTGCATGATATTGGTAGCCAGGAGGATAGCTTTACAAAAGATGAGATAATTTCAGCATATACTAG GAGTACCATTCAGCAGACTTCTGTGAACAATTCACAACGACGATCAGGAAATCTGTTGCCTTCTATGGTAGATGACTTTGGTTGTTCTGGAATAGGCTCAAACAAGCATCCTGTCAAGAATTCCTGTAAT AATGCCTCAAGCCAAGTCAGGGGTTCTCTTCCCAATAGTAGTCTTGGGAAATCCAATGCTTTACCAGTAGCTACTTCATG TGTGCAATGCACTCAAACTCTTTCCAAACATAAGGTATTAGAGATTAGCAAAAGTTCTTCTTTGCCTGCTCTACCAATAGCATGTCAAAAGAAACCTTCTGCAAAACCTGATGAAGCGGTTATAATTCCAAAGGTGTCTGAAAGTAATGTAGGTGGTGCCATATCAGGATCATCAGAATTGTTGCAACTTGGTTATTGTGTAGATTCACAGTTGTCTCTACCTTTGGAGATAGCTCATTATAGCGATTGTTCTTTAATGTCTTCATGGGATGATGATATTAATGTCACATCGAAGCCTGAGGAAGAAGTGGAAGATTTGGATGACAGTTCTAGTGGGTCTGATTCTCTAAGACCGAGCACTGGGAGCCAACTGCATACTTTAGCACATTCACCTACTCAGGTTGTCCCAAATACAACTGAAATTCCCCAGGTTTCTTCAACTGGCCTATCTGTGCCTCTTGATAAAACACTTGAAGACAAGGGTATGGATTTTAGTGATGACACAATGTCAAGAAATAATACTATGCCTAGTCATGTTAGACACCACAGCAACTTTGATCCTGTTGCTATTAAGCATGATTCAGCTATTATCAATGGTGGCATACAGAGGTTGGCCTTAAGGTTTTCCTCAGTTAATGTGGACAGCTCAAAATTGAAACATTTAAAAGATTTTGGTAAACATCAGACTTTGCTCTCTAATATCTCTTCAGTTGTGTTGCCATCAAGTCAAGATTTTGATTCAGCCCCTGTGTCATTGAGCATGGATGAACCAACTGATTCTGAACCACAAAAGAAACAGTTGGTATCTCTAATGAATGATATGGAAGATCTGTTAAAAGTGCATAACATTCAGCCTTTCTCTTATCTAAATCACCAGGATAATATTGAAGATTCTTCTATTTCTACTTCCTCGTGTAATGGGCTTGGTAATAAACAACCAATAGTTGCCGACAGATCTCTGGACTTGGATAGGAGGCTGGAGATGGCCAATGGCTCCTTTGGTGGCAAAGATTTTGTTGTACACAATGGGCACAGAGGGGATGATGTAAACATAAATACTTCAAAGAGGAATACCTCAGGGAGTCCTGGGTACAACTTCAGGGAAGAAAATATGAAATTAGGACAGATTGATCTAACTAGCGCTAACAGTGATGTCTATGTAGATGAAACCAGAGAGAGTATTATTATTTCAGACATTTTGTCACTGGACTTTGATCCATGGGATAATTCAATATCATCAAGTAACATTTTGGCTAAGCTGCTGGGTGAAACACAAAAGCAAGATGCATTTAACATATCCAGTTCATTGAAAAGTTCAAGCAATAACCAGTCAAGATTTTCCTTTGCCAGGAAAGAAAATCAATCAAGTCTTCTTGAATCTCCTGTTAGAGAAACTACTGGCACTCAAAGGCTTTGCTCCTCATTAAACTCATACAAAGATAGTTTCCCCATTGGATTTCAGTTCAATGGTTCTCAGGGTCCTTGTATTAGCAAAAATGGTGAAAATTCATCTGATAGGTGTAACAGTTCTG GTGTTGTGAGGGCCAACATGGCAGTTCCGCCTGGATTCGTAGTCACAACCAGAGCACCTCCTCCGGGGTTTTCTTCTCAAAATAGATTTAACCAGGCATACGAGATGGCCAGCTCAG GTGAAAATCATTACCAATCACATTCAGTTGGTCATTCCGGTGATCTGGAGTTCCTTGATCCTGCAATATTGGCTATCGGGAAGAGTCAGATATCTGTTGAGTCAAATAACTCTATATTGAGATCGAATTCATCATTTCCTTCCCAATTTATCAATTCTGTTGGTGATCAGAGACTTCACCTAATGTCTCAGCAGGTCATTTCTTCTCATCAGAACATGAGCATGCCCAATCATCTGGGGGAAACATACTCGTTAAATGATGCTTTTAATGCATCACAACTTTTAGTGCAAAGGCATACAGCGCTTTCTCCATTACCACAGTTGCCCTTTGGGCAACCAAGAAACACAGTCTACTCAAATAACCATTGGGATGCCTGGAACAGCATGCTTATTGGCACTAATCTCAACATGGGCGAGGTTGTCAGGAATGATAGAATTGGCCTCAGTGCCCATTATAGAAGCACTGATGAAAACAAGATCCACATTCCAAGTGCTGGTGATCTGTACAACCGAGCATTTGGATTGTGA